GCTCCATTAATCACACTTTCACTCCAAACAACACCTTCAACGCCAACCTCAACACCCTTCTCTCCCACCTTTCCTCCAATGTCACCAACAACTTTAGATTCTTCAACACAACATCTGGGAAGGGTTCGGACACCGTCTATGGCCTCTACATGTGCCGTGGTGACGTGCCGTTTGCTCTATGCAGAGAGTGTGTGGGTTTCGCGACCCTAACCATAGCCTCGTCGTGTCCGACATCGAAAGAGGCTGTGATTTGGTACAACGAGTGTTTGTTGCGCTACTCTTACAGGTTCTTCTTCTCTAAAATGGACGAGTGGCCAAGGCACCAGGTCAACATCCCATTGGGGGATCCTGTCGTTTTGCACAGTAATGGATTCTACACTGCTTTAGGATCCATTTTCGATGAACTTCCAAATCAAGCAGCACTGGCTCTCAGAGGGTCCAACCCTTATGCTGTTAAGCAAGAAAACGCTTCTGCGAGTGTGACCCTGTATGGCCTCGCTCAGTGCACACCGGACTTGGCTGCTGGAGATTGCAAACGGTGTATCGCCGATGCGGCGGCGGAATTCGCCGTGTCTTGTTGCGGAGGGAGCATAGGGGCAAGTGTTCTGTTTCCCAGTTGCATTGTTAGGTATGAAACGTATCCGTTTTATCAGCATTCGGGAACCTCCGCGCCAACAACGATTAAGGGTAAGTTTGTTTTCTTTGGTTTCTCGAATGAAAATGTTGGATTCTTTGGTTTACAGGATAGCAGAGAGAGAAAGGTTTATCAAAGTTTTAATTTGCGACCAATCACGGTTTTGAAAATACAATTGGCCAATCAGATTGTAAATATTGTATTCACGATCATCCAAATATTTTGAGGTTGGTAATAAGTTGGAAAGAATAAGAGAACAGAGAAAGCAAAAGATTTTGATTGGAGAAGGAAAAATACTTTCTTTATTTGACTTCTAATAGAACAACCAGAAATTTTCAGTAATCtcattcttatatatataaaaaaaaaaagacgagATTAACTAATTCTTGAACTCAGATAACTCTTCATAAATTGCTTTCTGCAAGAGATAAGATTTGTCTGATGACAGTAAGCACGAATATTCAACTGTGGCTTCATATAATTAGCATACTTGTCGAATATGTGCAGTATTGAGCTTGATCATTAGTTGATTAATTTTGTACAAAAGAAAACGCTGAAATGGTGTTGATGGTGTGTGGTTTGTCAATATGACACGTTTTGACAGGTTCAGGAAATATTCGCACTGAAGTGATTGCGATAGCCGTTGTCATGGTTGTCGTTTTGgtaatcatttttttctttggctACTACGGTTTCAACCGCATAAAAGCGAGAAAGAAAAGCAAGGCCAGTGACGACAGAGAAAACTGTAATATCAACGAACCTGCTATATCTTCAATATTTGAGCTTAGTAGAAAAgcctaaagttttttttttttcttttatatttattacatgtACTCGGTTTGAGTATTTCCAATAACTGCTCTGTGAATTGTAATGCAGTTGGAGTAGAAATCAGTGTCTTGGAGTCCTTGGAATTTGATTTTGCTACAATTGAAGCAGCGACAAACAAGTTTTCTGAAGACCGCAGGATCGGCAAAGGGGGTTACGGAGAAGTCTACAAGGTAACATAAATGCGATGATGAATGTGtcatttatattgttttcttgTTCTATTCTAACGGCATGTAATCACAGGGAATCCTTCCTAACGGAGAAGAAGTAGCTGTAAAGAGATTGTCAACAAATTCTAAGCAGGGAGCAGAGGAATTCAAGAATGAAGTGTTGTTAATAGCGAAACTTCAACACAAAAATTTGGTGAGGTTAATAGGATTTTGCCAAGAAGACAGAGAGAAAATACTTATCTATGAATATGTTCCTAACAAAAGCCTTGATCACTTTCTATTTGGTAAGACTTTTCAGTATTTGTTTCTGCTCTGAGTTTTACATTGCAATTTTAATCgaatgtgaaataaaaattgatttatactTTTGTAATGTATTTGACTAATGGTATTTATAGATCGCGCAAGACAGAGAATATTAACTTGGTCAGAGCGGTATAAAATCATTAAAGGAATTGCAAGAGGAATTCTTTATCTTCATGAAGACTCTCGTCTGAAGATTATACATCGTGATATCAAACCAAGCAATGTTCTATTGGACAATGACTTCAATCCAAAAATCTCTGATTTTGGCATGGCAAGGATGGTAGATACAAACCAGATTCAAGGATGTACGAACAGAGTTGTGGGTACATAGTGAGTTGCAAACccttaaatttttcaaaagtaaattttttatttatgtaattcgtttatttatcatcataaaataaTTGTGATAATTTCTGAATACTCTCACGTCCCTTATAAATCTTCACTCATGGTTAGTCTGGTTGTGTATAATCTCCATGCTGATTGTTTTCTGCATTCTTCCTTTTCAGCGGTTACATGCCTCCTGAGTATGCCATGCATGGACACTTTTCTGAAAAGTCTGATGTATTCAGTTTTGGAGTAATGATTCTTGAGATTATCAGTGGAAAGAAGAATTCTTGTTCTTATGAATCATCTCGTGTTGATGATCTCTTGAGTTATGTGAGTATTCAATTCTTGTTTCTTCTTATTCCCTGCTGTTCTTTGAACCATAAAGAAAGTTTAAGCAAGTAATAATAGGAAAATTTTGAATGGGCAATTAATTTCAGGCATGGAACACTTGGAGGGATGTATCACCATTTCAATTGTTGGATCCGAGTGTTCTTGTAGAATCTTACAGTCGAAACGAAGTTGAGAAGTGTATGCAGATTGGTTTATTGTGTGTGCAAGAAAATCCTGATGACAGACCAATAATAGGAACCATCGTTTCATATCTTAGCAACCCTTCGGTTGAAATGCCATTCCCTTTAGAGCCAGCTTTTTTCATGCAAGGCAGAGTAAGAAGACATTCAGCTGAACATCAATCATCTTCAGGTTACTCCATCAATCATTCTTTCTCCACCTCTGTAAATAACATGTCCACCACCGTATTCTTCCCTAGATAGATATATCTAATTAAACTCATTGCATATTTCagataagtttttatattttgcttatttatttaagatCAACAATGAAAGATTATTAAGAGGGTATTGCaacataagttaaaattttaacttgtaACAGTAGGCAATTTGCATTCTGTACTTATCAGTTGAAAAAGCTTTCTAAAGTTACCATTTATCAGTTCATGAAAGGAACTATTGAAACTAATCTGAGGCGACATTGAAGGTTTTAAATGGAAAGTAATGATGATTAGTTATTGACAATGATTACAGAATTGATGGACACGAGAGAAACAGGAAAACGTGGTTAGCTTGAAGCATATTAGGATGAATTAAGATGAAGAAATTCCAACTTAGGCCCCACAGATTTAAAGAAGCCACTTATTTCAAGGTCCACGAGTATCATTGAGTATTACGTGAGAGAATGAAATTAGGGATGAACAGTAGGCATGTGTGGAGATCTGGAAGAATAGAAATAAAtacatttgaaaagaaaaatagctgacaataattttgtttgaattaagagagttaagataaaaatttataataatcaatgAATGACGGAATGGATTTaatggattaaaaaatattttatttaataaaaatagaagattattgttagttatatttattattattatatttaatttattattattattattatattatcatttatattattcattattattgtatataatttttttattgtgtatgttattaatattattattaatttattttttattattatttaatttactatattttatttgactttaatcagttaaatttatatattaaataattatgaaattggtttataatataaattattataaaagtaaaaaaagaaaatcaactttCCCCTCAATTCATGTAAGAAGGGAAAACAAAACTGCTATATTATAGCTTGTGCAAATTTctaattatgataaaaagtGCACTTGGAGAGATTGGCTCCATCTGCTCATAATTCCTATAGCAAGGCCGAAAAGGTAATTCTGATACTATCCTTAATAATCATCTAaaagtagttatttttttaatattaattaaaaacagaaaCTAGACCATTATCGacatttattatagttattatatttAGATGCGGTGAAATTGAATACGCTTAATTTAGAAGGAGTCTATCAATTaaagaatagaagaaaaaaatataaactatggGGTTTGATTAAAGTAATTTACTTATAAccttaaaaatacttaattagaaataaaaatagacatTAATACCGAATTTTGTTGACAAAAATCCTAAACTCTAATATGTGAAACTTTaaacttcatcttttaaaaaaattagacattTCATTCATTATCCTTCTTAAATTagatagttatatattttttattcaattagtTGGCTAGTTGATAAAAAATCACTCattcatttattcttttaattatgaaattaattatttatattacttgttcttattaatctttaaaattttcaatcaaatttttttataaaaaaaaataaaagaaaaaaatagaaaaataaattaaactaatttactcgtaagttaaaatatataaattaattttaaaataggtaaaagttgtttttttattatccaTTTCAGAATCTCAATTAAACATGTTTAGcgtaaacttttttttttctaatatgacATGCTGATTTGGATTTAATTactatatttgggattaatTTAAACATACATCATAATTgtgattaatattttgaaataattatgtCAAAATTAATTCTACCAaactaaatatttcaattattgttCTCAATGGTagatcataattaataatttttgagAATCAATGTTACTAGTTAGAGTCCATTCTTGACTGTTGTAAAGTACTGTAGTCAAACTTCTgttaaaacacttttattttgcatggaaacaaatgatataaatttgttgcaccattattaattataaacaacATTAATCTCCATTATTAATTACCAACGTTATTATTAACAAAGTTGTTGTTAGGTGTTTTAAGAATTGTAgaatgaaatgataaaaaaaaatgcaaaattcgTGCATGgtgctttaaaatttttagaaacatTAGGAGAAATAAGATTATAGAGctttatt
This genomic interval from Vigna radiata var. radiata cultivar VC1973A chromosome 8, Vradiata_ver6, whole genome shotgun sequence contains the following:
- the LOC106771841 gene encoding putative receptor-like protein kinase At4g00960, with product MITKSKNSLKLFLFCTLVLTVTETSASVFNNVSCSINHTFTPNNTFNANLNTLLSHLSSNVTNNFRFFNTTSGKGSDTVYGLYMCRGDVPFALCRECVGFATLTIASSCPTSKEAVIWYNECLLRYSYRFFFSKMDEWPRHQVNIPLGDPVVLHSNGFYTALGSIFDELPNQAALALRGSNPYAVKQENASASVTLYGLAQCTPDLAAGDCKRCIADAAAEFAVSCCGGSIGASVLFPSCIVRYETYPFYQHSGTSAPTTIKGSGNIRTEVIAIAVVMVVVLVIIFFFGYYGFNRIKARKKSKASDDRENFGVEISVLESLEFDFATIEAATNKFSEDRRIGKGGYGEVYKGILPNGEEVAVKRLSTNSKQGAEEFKNEVLLIAKLQHKNLVRLIGFCQEDREKILIYEYVPNKSLDHFLFDRARQRILTWSERYKIIKGIARGILYLHEDSRLKIIHRDIKPSNVLLDNDFNPKISDFGMARMVDTNQIQGCTNRVVGTYGYMPPEYAMHGHFSEKSDVFSFGVMILEIISGKKNSCSYESSRVDDLLSYAWNTWRDVSPFQLLDPSVLVESYSRNEVEKCMQIGLLCVQENPDDRPIIGTIVSYLSNPSVEMPFPLEPAFFMQGRVRRHSAEHQSSSGYSINHSFSTSVNNMSTTVFFPR